From a region of the Kwoniella mangroviensis CBS 8507 chromosome 1 map unlocalized Ctg01, whole genome shotgun sequence genome:
- a CDS encoding peptidyl-prolyl cis-trans isomerase-like 1, whose product MSSQKAEYVTFDTSVGSFTVELYTAHAPRTCNNFSKLAERGYYNGVIFHRIIPGFMIQGGDPTGTGRGGTSIYGDKFKDELHPELRFVGAGILAMANSGPNTNGSQFFITCAPTPFLDGKHTIFGRVSSGMKTIQRLEAVRTDSEDRPVEDIKIHKARLGDAAPPPGGLDVARVAL is encoded by the exons ATGTCATCACAAAAAGCAGAATACGTTACATTCGACACTTCTGTCGGATCATTCACTGTCGAGCTATATACAGCACATGCACCCAGG ACATGTAACAACTTCTCGAAACTCGCCGAGAGGGGGTACTATAACGGAGTGATATTCCATCGGATCATACCT GGATTTATGATTCAAGGTGGTGATCCAACGGGAACAGGTCGAGGAGGAACATCGATATATGGTGATAAGTTTAAAGATGAATTACATCCCGAATTGAGGTTTGTAGGTGCTGGCATATTAGCTATGGCAAACTCAGGTCCCAATACAAATG GCTCTCAATTCTTCATAACATGT GCCCCAACCCCTTTCTTAGATGGCAAACACACGATCTTCGGCCGAGTATCATCAGGTATGAAGACCATCCAGCGACTCGAAGCCGTACGTACAGACTCGGAAGACCGTCCGGTGGAAGATATAAAGATACATAAAGCTAGACTGGGAGATGCCGCTCCTCCACCGGGTGGACTGGACGTAGCTAGAGTCGCATtgtag
- a CDS encoding NADH-ubiquinone oxidoreductase 49 kDa subunit, translating into MIRNLRPLLRNAPSSSKPAFRAISSTALKSMASPAVEPSPLRAHSVEELHGMSAEEILKEGSSRKDAQMRHFTVNFGPQHPAAHGVLRLILELNGEEILRADPHIGLLHRGTEKLIEYKNYTQALPYFDRLDYVSMMTNELCYTLAVEKLLNIEVPERAKWIRTLFGEITRVLNHLMAVLTHAMDVGALTPFLWGFEEREKLMEFYERVSGARMHAAYIRPGGVAFDLPHGMLDDIFKWATQFSSRVDEIEEVVTGNRIWKGRTIGIGTVTAQQALDYSFSGVMLRGSGVPWDIRKIAPYDAYDKVEFDVPVGKNGDCYDRYLCRVQEFRESLRIIDQCLNKMPTGVVKVDDHKIVPPPRASMKESMEALIHHFKIYSEGYTVPPGETYSAIEAPKGEMGVYLVSDGTNRPYKCKIRAPGFAHLQGSDFMMRHHFLPDAVAIIGTMDLVFGEVDR; encoded by the exons atgatcagaaaTCTACGACCCCTCCTTCGAAAtgcaccttcatcatccaaacccGCTTTCCGAGCGATCTCATCCACAGCACTCAAATCGATGGCTTCGCCTGCCGTGGAACCCAGTCCACTAAGAGCCCATTCGGTGGAAGA GTTACAcggtatgtcagctgaggAGATCTTGAAAGAAGGTTCATCAAGGAAAGATGCCCAGATGAGACATTTCACTG TCAACTTTGGTCCTCAACATCCTGCTGCTCACGGTGTACTTCGATTGATTCTCGAGTTAAACGGAGAG GAAATCCTCCGTGCCGATCCTCATATCGGTCTCTTACACAGAGGTACAGAAAAATTAATCGAATATAAGAATTATACTCAGGCTTTACCATATTTCGATCGATTAGATTATGTATCTATGA TGACCAACGAATTATGTTATACTCTCGCTGTTGAGAAATTGTTGAATATCGAAGTCCCAGAAAGAGCTAAATGGATTAGAACGTTATTTGGTGAAATCACTAGAGTCTTGAATCACTTGATGGCCGTGTTGAC CCACGCGATGGATGTTGGTGCACTCACACCATTCTTATGGGGTTTCGAAGAACGAGAGAAATTGATGGAATTCTACGAACGAGTCTCGGGTGCTCGAATGCATGCTGCCTATATTCGACCTGGTGGTGTAGCTTTTGATTTACCTCATGGaatgttggatgatatcttcaagtGGGCCACTCAGTTCTCAAGTAGagtagatgagatcgaagaggtagTTACAGGTAATAGAATTTGGAAAGGAAGAACGATCGGTATCGGTACGGTGACCGCTCAACAGGCTTTGGATTATTCTTTCTCGGGTGTTATGTTGAGAGGATCGGGTGTTCCATGGgatatcag AAAAATAGCACCATACGATGCTTACGATAAAGTCGAATTCGACGTTCCAGTAGGAAAGAACGGTGATTGTTACGATAGATATCTCTGTAGGGTACAGGAATTCAGAGAATCTCTGagaatcatcgatcaatgttTGAACAAGATGCCTACTGGTGTCGTCAAAGTGGATGATCACAAGATTGTTCCACCTCCTAGAGCTTCGATGAAAGAAAGTATGGAAGCTTTGATTCATCACTTCAAG ATCTATTCTGAAGGATATACCGTACCTCCAGGTGAAACCTATTCAGCAATCGAAGCTCCAAAAGGTGAAATGGGTGTTTATCTCGTATCGGACGGTACGAACCGACCTTACAAATGCAAGATTCGTGCACCTGGTTTCGCACATTTACAAGGTTCAGATTTCATGATGAGACATCACTTCTTACCTGATGCTGTAGCTATTATAGGTACGATGGATTTGGTGTTTGGTgaagttgatcgataa